A single region of the Brassica rapa cultivar Chiifu-401-42 chromosome A03, CAAS_Brap_v3.01, whole genome shotgun sequence genome encodes:
- the LOC103847935 gene encoding uncharacterized protein LOC103847935 produces MRQLHAVYGEWLLKDGCWNFVVDHFKGARMLFLNESSTHADLVAMAQEDYNLDMNTESVELTYSLQQMAPDLPPIHVTSDRQVRNLLEITKTHEVRLCVSSFSKMRTVSEERDEDHGDEAEEGHEAEEGDEAEDHDGEEDADIPVVADAEDYSEYGKVKDEDEEEDDEICFDDYKGAYGCEGEGSSADRIYVNQSFASKDALLSELRLTAVRRRFSFRIFKSTKTLFVATCRVSGCQWKVRASVKHGTKTFWVTKYLATHTCSIPDRIAQRKRCTPKYIGRLFIDRVGIIDGLNPQHIKDAMKNMFGMTLDYTTSYRALLYAQEMVRGSAEDGYERLPSYLEQIKAANPGSITAIELDSLNRFKYLFLAFGASIRGFKYQRRVIVVDGTHLSGKYGGTMLVAAAQDGNFQIYPLAFGIVDGENDESWEWFFTKLASCVSDEYPLVIVSDRHASIINACEKVFPWATRGICYYHLQENIVKKYKGKHLLYLVKGAAYAHTLYDFDRYMDEIRSANPDLAEYLEEADVTLWSRVHCQGDRYNLKTSNIAESINSALKRARGFPIQFLLEFIREKLGRWYWKRRGDALSLTTQHSRGVEHLLAVREENAYTLRVQQIDGWKFFVKGGNRDCNVDLELQKCDCGVYQVEKIPCSHAIAAGTAAGVHISTLVWPVYSKDTLFAGYSENIYPCVGQLVEARTCFPPEVKRGPGRQKKSRWQSWLELSRMRGRKPRKQHRVYRCSVCKETGHKRPQCKN; encoded by the exons ATGCGTCAGTTACATGCAGTGTATGGAGAATGGTTGTTGAAAGATGGATGTTGGAATTTTGTGGTTGATCATTTCAAAGGAGCGAGAatgttatttttgaatgaaagttcgACACATGCTGATCTTGTTGCAATGGCTCAAGAAGATTATAACCTGGACATGAACACAGAGTCTGTGGAGCTAACCTACTCATTACAACAGATGGCTCCAGACCTTCCTCCTATTCATGTTACAAGTGATAGACAAGTTCGGAACTTGCTCGAGATAACTAAAACGCATGAAGTACGTCTTTGTGTATCAAGCTTTAGCAAGATGAGAACGGTTTCAGAGGAAAGGGATGAAGATCAt ggggatgaagctgaggaggggcATGAAGCTGaagagggggatgaagctgaggatcATGATGGGGAGGAGGATGCTGACATCCCTGTTGTTGCTGATGCTGAGGATTATAGTGAGTATGGAAAGGTTaaagatgaggatgaggaagaagatgatgaaatctGTTTTGATGATTACAAAGGGGCATATGGTTGTGAAGGAGAAGGATCATCTGCAGACAGAATCTATGTCAACCAGAGTTTTGCTAGTAAGGATGCACTGCTTTCAGAGTTGCGGTTGACAGCGGTGAGGCGTAGGTTCTCCTTCAGAATATTCAAGTCAACGAAAACTCTGTTTGTGGCAACATGTCGTGTTAGTGGTTGTCAATGGAAGGTCCGAGCAAGTGTGAAACATGGGACTAAAACGTTTTGGGTAACCAAGTATTTGGCAACTCATACATGTTCCATCCCAGACAGAATCGCTCAGCGGAAACGTTGTACTCCGAAGTACATTGGTCGACTTTTCATAGATCGAGTTGGAATCATTGATGGGTTGAATCCGCAGCATATCAAAGATGCAATGAAGAACATGTTTGGCATGACACTTGATTACACCACTTCATACAGAGCATTGTTATATGCGCAAGAAATGGTGAGAGGATCAGCGGAAGACGGGTATGAGCGACTGCCTTCATATTTGGAGCAAATCAAGGCAGCAAATCCGGGTTCTATCACAGCTATAGAACTTGATTCTCTGAATAGATTTAAGTATCTATTTCTTGCTTTTGGAGCTTCAATCAGAGGATTTAAGTATCAGAGAAGGGTCATTGTGGTAGATGGGACTCACCTAAGTGGGAAGTATGGGGGTACTATGTTGGTTGCAGCCGCACAAGACGGTAATTTTCAGATATATCCATTGGCTTTTGGGATCGTAGATGGTGAGAATGATGAATCTTGGGAATGGTTTTTCACAAAATTGGCGAGCTGTGTATCTGATGAGTATCCTCTGGTGATAGTCTCCGACAGGCACGCCTCCATTATAAATGCGTGTGAAAAGGTGTTTCCTTGGGCAACCCGAGGAATATGTTATTATCACCTTCAAGAGAATATTGTCAAAAAGTATAAAGGGAAGCATCTCTTGTACTTGGTGAAAGGTGCTGCTTATGCTCATACACTTTACGATTTTGATCGGTACATGGATGAGATACGGAGTGCAAATCCGGATCTTGCTGAGTATCTGGAGGAAGCCGATGTGACCCTATGGTCTAGGGTTCATTGTCAGGGAGACAGGTACAACTTAAAAACGAGCAATATCGCTGAATCAATTAACTCCGCACTGAAGCGAGCAAGAGGATTTCCTATTCAGTTCCTGCTGGAGTTCATAAGGGAGAAGCTAGGAAGGTGGTACTGGAAAAGGAGAGGAGATGCTTTGAGTCTTACAACTCAACATAGTCGGGGTGTTGAACACTTGCTTGCTGTCCGAGAGGAGAACGCGTATACTCTGAGAGTCCAACAAATTGATGGATGGAAGTTCTTTGTGAAAGGTGGCAATAGGGACTGTAATGTTGATCTGGAACTTCAAAAGTGTGATTGTGGTGTCTATCAAGTCGAGAAAATACCTTGCTCTCATGCTATAGCAGCTGGAACAGCAGCTGGTGTGCATATCTCCACACTTGTGTGGCCGGTCTACTCAAAGGATACTTTGTTTGCAGGATACTCAGAGAATATATATCCTTGTGTTGGACAACTTGTTGAGGCACGCACATGCTTTCCTCCGGAAGTAAAGCGTGGTCCGGGGAGACAGAAGAAATCAAGATGGCAATCTTGGTTGGAGCTATCCAGGATGAGAGGACGCAAACCCCGGAAGCAACACAGGGTTTATAGGTGCTCAGTCTGCAAAGAAACTGGCCATAAGCGTCCACAATGTAAGAACTGA